From the Lathyrus oleraceus cultivar Zhongwan6 chromosome 4, CAAS_Psat_ZW6_1.0, whole genome shotgun sequence genome, one window contains:
- the LOC127135338 gene encoding phosphoglycerate mutase-like protein 4 isoform X2 encodes MTESFITDSLSSYPHPDHAEIIVVRHGQTVWNAERKVQGHLDVELNEIGRDQARAVADKLSRGPKISAIYSSDLQRAFETAQIIASKCGVPQDFDLRERHKGDLQGLSHLEIAKTNPISYKALMSKNEEQEIPGGGESIVQLLERCKSALLRIGQKYKGERVVVVSHGASIEILYKWACVNGYEGKIHNASISVFHLYDEDKWNLKVWADVSHLSQS; translated from the exons ATGACCGAGTCTTTCATCACCGATTCCCTTTCCAG CTATCCTCATCCAGATCATGCTGAGATAATTGTGGTTCGCCATGGTCAAACAGTTTGGAATGCTGAAAGAAAAGTTCAG GGACACTTAGATGTCGAATTGAATGAAATTGGAAGAGATCAAGCACGTGCA GTGGCTGATAAACTATCCAGAGGACCAAAGATTTCTGCAATATATTCTTCTGACTTGCAACGTGCTTTTGAAACTGCCCAGATCATTGCTTCTAAATGTGGAGTACCACAG GATTTTGACCTACGGGAAAGACACAAGGGAGATCTTCAAGGTCTTTCTCATCTTGAAATAGCCAAGACTAATCCCATCAGTTACAAAGCTTTGATGTCCAAGAATGAAGAACAAGAAATCCCA GGTGGTGGAGAGAGTATTGTTCAACTCCTTGAACGTTGCAAATCTGCATTGCTGAGAATTGGGCAAAAATATAAAGGGGAGCGAGTTGTTGTTGTCTCGCATGGAGCATCCATTGAAATACTTTACAAGTGGGCTTGTGTAAATGGATATGAAGGGAAAATACACAATGCATCTATTAGTGTTTTTCATTTGTATGATGAGGACAAATGGAACTTAAAGGTGTGGGCTGATGTTAGTCATttgagccaaagttga
- the LOC127135338 gene encoding phosphoglycerate mutase-like protein 4 isoform X1: MTESFITDSLSSYPHPDHAEIIVVRHGQTVWNAERKVQGHLDVELNEIGRDQARAVADKLSRGPKISAIYSSDLQRAFETAQIIASKCGVPQVVKDFDLRERHKGDLQGLSHLEIAKTNPISYKALMSKNEEQEIPGGGESIVQLLERCKSALLRIGQKYKGERVVVVSHGASIEILYKWACVNGYEGKIHNASISVFHLYDEDKWNLKVWADVSHLSQS; encoded by the exons ATGACCGAGTCTTTCATCACCGATTCCCTTTCCAG CTATCCTCATCCAGATCATGCTGAGATAATTGTGGTTCGCCATGGTCAAACAGTTTGGAATGCTGAAAGAAAAGTTCAG GGACACTTAGATGTCGAATTGAATGAAATTGGAAGAGATCAAGCACGTGCA GTGGCTGATAAACTATCCAGAGGACCAAAGATTTCTGCAATATATTCTTCTGACTTGCAACGTGCTTTTGAAACTGCCCAGATCATTGCTTCTAAATGTGGAGTACCACAG GTTGTGAAGGATTTTGACCTACGGGAAAGACACAAGGGAGATCTTCAAGGTCTTTCTCATCTTGAAATAGCCAAGACTAATCCCATCAGTTACAAAGCTTTGATGTCCAAGAATGAAGAACAAGAAATCCCA GGTGGTGGAGAGAGTATTGTTCAACTCCTTGAACGTTGCAAATCTGCATTGCTGAGAATTGGGCAAAAATATAAAGGGGAGCGAGTTGTTGTTGTCTCGCATGGAGCATCCATTGAAATACTTTACAAGTGGGCTTGTGTAAATGGATATGAAGGGAAAATACACAATGCATCTATTAGTGTTTTTCATTTGTATGATGAGGACAAATGGAACTTAAAGGTGTGGGCTGATGTTAGTCATttgagccaaagttga